The following are encoded together in the Candidatus Methylomirabilota bacterium genome:
- a CDS encoding type II toxin-antitoxin system Phd/YefM family antitoxin: MKIRASEVGAFEAKTRLSELLREAERGSSFVIKRRGKAIAQLVPLVKRHEAVDARRLLAAFRQIRRTVRGKVRVRALVAKGRRY, translated from the coding sequence ATGAAGATCAGAGCCTCCGAGGTGGGTGCCTTCGAAGCCAAGACGCGACTGTCGGAGCTCTTGCGGGAGGCCGAGCGCGGGAGCTCATTCGTGATCAAGAGGCGGGGGAAAGCGATTGCCCAACTCGTCCCCCTGGTGAAACGCCATGAGGCCGTCGACGCCCGTCGGCTGTTGGCCGCGTTCCGTCAGATTCGCCGGACGGTACGCGGGAAGGTGAGGGTCCGGGCGCTCGTCGCGAAGGGCCGCCGCTACTGA
- a CDS encoding type II toxin-antitoxin system VapC family toxin, producing the protein MATCLREACLWIPALWWYELSNALTMAQRQRRLSQADTARAIELFGALPLRTDVALDSGTVWRLHVLARDYGLSAYDAAYMELAQRRGLNLATLDRDLGQAASRAGVRLVRL; encoded by the coding sequence TTGGCCACGTGTCTCCGGGAAGCCTGTCTCTGGATACCGGCACTGTGGTGGTACGAGCTGTCCAACGCTCTCACGATGGCGCAGCGTCAGAGACGGCTCTCTCAGGCCGACACCGCGCGCGCGATCGAGCTCTTCGGCGCCCTTCCTCTCCGCACCGACGTGGCGCTCGACTCGGGAACGGTCTGGCGGCTTCACGTGCTCGCCCGGGACTACGGGCTATCGGCCTACGACGCTGCGTACATGGAGCTGGCCCAGCGACGGGGCCTCAACCTCGCGACGCTCGATCGAGATCTCGGGCAGGCCGCGTCACGAGCGGGTGTACGCCTGGTGCGTCTGTAA